The Sagittula stellata E-37 sequence GACGCCGCCACGCTCTACGCGATGGACCTGGCCGGGGCGGACACGATCCTGACGCTGGGCGGGGTGCAGGGCATCGCCGCCATGGCCTTCGGGCTGTTCGGCACGCCCGCCGCCGCGATCCTCGCCGGACCGGGCAACGCCTACGTGGCCGAGGCCAAGCGCCAGCTTTTCGGGCCGACCGGGATCGACACCGTGGCGGGGCCCACCGACCTGCTGATCGTCGCCGACGCCACCGCCGACCCGGGCCTTGTGGCGCTGGACCTCGCCGGACAGGCCGAACACGGGCCGACCTCTCCGTGCTGGCTGGTGACCGACCACGAACCGCTGGCCCGCCGCGTCCGCGACTTGATTCCCGACACCTGCGCGCGCCTCGGCGGCACGAATGCCGACACCGCCCGCGCCGCCTGGGACGCCATGGGCGAGATCATCCTTTGTGACAGCCGCGAGGAGATGGCGCAGGAGGCCGACCGCATTGCCCCCGAACACCTGCACCTGCATGCCACCGCGCTCGACTGGTGGCAGACGCGGCTCACCGCCTACGGTTCGCTCTTTCTCGGGGCCGAGACGACGGTGGCCTTCGGCGACAAGGCGTCGGGACCGAACCACGTACTGCCGACCTCCGGCGCCGCGCGCTACACCGGCGGGCTGTCCGTCCACAAGTTCCTCAAGACCGTGACCTGGCAGCGCGCCACCGACGCGGCGCTGCCCGCCCTCGCCCGTGCCACCAGCCGGATATCCCGCGCCGAAGGCATGACCGGCCACGCGCTTTCCGCCGAGGCCCGCCTCCACGCCCATTCCCCGACCACCGCCCTCAGGGCCTGACGAAAGACCGCAAGATGAACCTCACCCGCTTCCCGCGCCTCCGCCTTGCCCACCTGCCAACGCCGCTGGAACCCATGCCACGGCTGTCGGCCCTGCTGGGCGGGCCGGAACTCTGGATCAAGCGCGACGACTGCACCGGTCTCTCGACCGGCGGCAACAAGACCCGCAAGCTGGAATTCCTGATGGCCGAGGCCGTGCAGCAGGGCGCCGAACTGGTGATGACCCAGGGCGCCACCCAGTCGAACCACGCCCGCCAGACCGCCGCCGCCGCCGCCCGCCTGGGTCTCGGCTGCCATCTCCTGCTGGAGGACCGCACCGGCTACACCCACGACAACTACCGCCACAACGGCAACGTCCTCCTGGACGTGCTGCACGGCGCCACCATCGAACATCGCGCGGCAGGCGGCGACATGAACGCCGAGATGGAGAAGGTGGCCGAGAACCGCCGCGCGGGCGGCGCCAAGGTCTACACCATCCCGGGCGGCGGCTCGAACCCGACGGGGGCGCTCGGCTACGTGAACTGCGCGCTCGAACTCCTCGCGCAGGTGACGGAGGCGCACCTGCCCGTCGATCACATCGTGCACGCCACGGGCTCGGCCGGGACGCAGGCCGGGCTGGTCACCGGGCTGAAGGCGCTGAACGCGGGCATCCCGGTGCTGGGCATCGGCGTGCGCGCCCCGCAGGAGAAACAGGAAAGCAACGTCTACCGGCTCGCCTGCGCCACCGCGGAAAAGCTGGGCTGCGCCGGGGTGGTCGGACGCGAAGACGTGATGGCCAATTGCGACTACATCGGTGAAGGCTACGGCCTGCCGGCGGACAGCACGCTCGAGGCCATCGACCTCTTTGCAAGGACCGAGGGCATCCTGCTCGACCCGGTCTATTCCGCCAAGGGCGCGGCGGGGCTGATCGACCTGATCCGCAAGGGCCACTTCAAGGCAGGCGAGCGGGTGGTCTTCCTGCACACCGGCGGCGCCATCGGCCTGACCGGCTACACCCATTGCTTCGACGCGGCTGGGCGGACATGACCTGCCACGCCACGCAGATGATTTTTCTCGAAAAATCATCCCGCACCAAGACTTTTCGTCGAAAAGTCTTCCCCCGCCCGGCATGACGACTGTCGGCATTCTGGGCGGCATGGGACCGCAGGCAACGATCCTGCTGATGCAGAAAGTGCTCGACGCCGTCCCGGCCACGGACGATGCCGGACATGTGCCGTTGATCGTTCACCAGAACCCCGCCGTGCCCTCGCGCATCGCCGCGTTGATCGAGGGGACAGGGCCTTCGCCGCTGCCCGCGCTGCAAGCCATGGCGCGTGACCTGCAGGCCGCCGGAGCGGCGGCGTTGGCCATGCCCTGCAACACCGCGCATGTTTACGTGGACGGCATTCGCGCTGCCTGCGGCCTGCCGTTCCTCGACATGCTTTCGGAAACCGCGTCAGCGCTTGAGGGCAAGGGCCGCATCGGCATCCTCGCCTCGCCCGCGACCCGCCTGACCGGCGTGTTCGACAGGTATCTGCCGCAGCCCTTCGAGATGCCGGAGGACGACGGACCGGTGCTCGACATGATCCGCGCAGTCAAGGGCGGCGCTTCGGCCTCCGACATTGCCCCGGCGCTGACAAAGGCCGCGCGGCGGCTTCTCTCACGCGCCGACCACATCCTGATCGCCTGTACGGAACTCTCCCTGGCGGCGCCCCTGATGCCGGAGGACATTGCCTGGACGGACAGCCTCGACTGTCTCGTGGCCCGGATCGTGGCGTTGGCCCGGCACCATCCCGAAGACGGCTCGCCGCGCTGACGCGCGCCCCCCGGGCGCAAGCGGCCCGCGGGAGTTTCGGAATGTTGTGCATGCCGGGGCCGTCGGGATGCCGGGCAATCCCCTGCCTTATTTGTGCGCCCCTTCCGTTGCGGTCGGGCGCAGATGACCGACGCCATGACGTCGTGCGGATGTGGCCGTTCCCGACCTCCCAAGGTTCCGAAACGCCGCCGGCCCCTCTGTTCCGGTCGATGACCGGAACGGCACCCGGCCCCACCGGCGCCGGGCTGGCCCCTGTCTGACGACCCTGTGCCGCCCGAACCCGTCCCGCAGCGGAACGGATCGGGCGAGGACGCGCGCACCCAAAGCCCGGTCAGAGCCCGGTGCAGGTCTGCTCGGCCCGTTCCGCGAAGATCTTGTACCGCTTCCAGAATTCCTCGTGTCGCGGGTTGTCCGACTGCCGGATTTCCTGCGCGCGATGCGGGTCGGAGAAGAAGCTGGCGGCCATGCTCTGGTCGCTTCCCCTCAGGTCGCGGTCCGCCACGGCCTGCACACATCCGCACAGTTGCACATTCGCGGCCTTGCGCCCCGAGGCCATGCACGCCCGTGCCACCTGCCCCGCGGCGAACGCCGGGGCCACCGTCGTGTTGTACCCCTTGTTGCGGTTGTCGCTCCGACCGCCGCCACACGCGGCCAGCGTCAGGCACAGCATCGTGCCCAGCAAGATCCTTGTCATACCACCTGTCCTAACGGCCGGGGGTGGCTGTGCCATCTCTCCCGGGACTGCTCTGACGCCTATCATGCGTCAGAAGCGTCGCGGTTTCAAGAATCCGCGATCTCCCGCAGGTCACGAAATGCGCCGTCGAGGTATGGCTCGTACCGCCGCCACGACCGGGAGCTGCCGGTGTAGACCCGCATGCGCACCTGCGCGGTGGAGGCCGTCTGCACCGCCCGCCGGTTCAGGTCGGGGCGCAGGCAGGCCGCGTCCCAGTCCAGCCCCAGGTCGGCGATCAGGGCGCGCGTCTCCGCCTCTGGCGCGGTGACGAGCGCCTCGTAGTCCAGCCGCCGGATGCGCCCGGGCCAGCGCGCGTTCCAGAAGGCCATCAAGTCGCGGTAGAGGCCGTGATAGGCCACCACCTCGGCCGGGTCGTTGGCGTAGCCCAGCCCCTCCGACACGAAGTAATGCGCGAGGTTCGACCAGCAGACGGCCTCC is a genomic window containing:
- the hisD gene encoding histidinol dehydrogenase, whose translation is MIKSAPGLPPAATGDIRDTVEIMLARLRSGGDTAARDYARRLDGWTGPIVTPRSTIEAAAAQVPSDLKEALAYAHANISAFARAQRASLQDFETELRPGLIAGQRSIPVSAAGCYVPGGRYAHIASALMTIATAKAAGVPHITAAAPPRDGPGIDAATLYAMDLAGADTILTLGGVQGIAAMAFGLFGTPAAAILAGPGNAYVAEAKRQLFGPTGIDTVAGPTDLLIVADATADPGLVALDLAGQAEHGPTSPCWLVTDHEPLARRVRDLIPDTCARLGGTNADTARAAWDAMGEIILCDSREEMAQEADRIAPEHLHLHATALDWWQTRLTAYGSLFLGAETTVAFGDKASGPNHVLPTSGAARYTGGLSVHKFLKTVTWQRATDAALPALARATSRISRAEGMTGHALSAEARLHAHSPTTALRA
- a CDS encoding D-cysteine desulfhydrase, producing MNLTRFPRLRLAHLPTPLEPMPRLSALLGGPELWIKRDDCTGLSTGGNKTRKLEFLMAEAVQQGAELVMTQGATQSNHARQTAAAAARLGLGCHLLLEDRTGYTHDNYRHNGNVLLDVLHGATIEHRAAGGDMNAEMEKVAENRRAGGAKVYTIPGGGSNPTGALGYVNCALELLAQVTEAHLPVDHIVHATGSAGTQAGLVTGLKALNAGIPVLGIGVRAPQEKQESNVYRLACATAEKLGCAGVVGREDVMANCDYIGEGYGLPADSTLEAIDLFARTEGILLDPVYSAKGAAGLIDLIRKGHFKAGERVVFLHTGGAIGLTGYTHCFDAAGRT
- a CDS encoding aspartate/glutamate racemase family protein is translated as MTTVGILGGMGPQATILLMQKVLDAVPATDDAGHVPLIVHQNPAVPSRIAALIEGTGPSPLPALQAMARDLQAAGAAALAMPCNTAHVYVDGIRAACGLPFLDMLSETASALEGKGRIGILASPATRLTGVFDRYLPQPFEMPEDDGPVLDMIRAVKGGASASDIAPALTKAARRLLSRADHILIACTELSLAAPLMPEDIAWTDSLDCLVARIVALARHHPEDGSPR